In Phaseolus vulgaris cultivar G19833 chromosome 10, P. vulgaris v2.0, whole genome shotgun sequence, a single genomic region encodes these proteins:
- the LOC137813204 gene encoding probable polygalacturonase At3g15720, with the protein MQRLITCILILGFISATFSNAETQVKFFNVMDFGAHGDGTSDDSNAIAKAWQGVCEDQGPASLLIPLSKIFLVKRLNISGPCKTPNVGIKFEGKIVAPSMNEWVGDSFSWIQIFNVNGLTIDADGGSIDGNGSTWWEKCRKCRRPTSLRFHGCNGLTVKSLSMSNSPGAHISVNGLDGALFSQININSPPNSPNTDGFDIAGSKNVAIEDSTLATALEALVEINLMRQLKRYMYEIAVSLTLQMVQESRHGR; encoded by the exons ATGCAAAGGTTAATCACTTGTATCTTGATTCTAGGTTTTATTTCAGCCACATTCAGCAATGCTGAAACCCAAGTAAAATTTTTTAATGTGATGGATTTTGGAGCTCATGGTGATGGCACAAGTGATGATTCAAAT GCAATTGCAAAAGCATGGCAAGGTGTGTGTGAAGATCAAGGGCCAGCAAGTCTACTTATACCTTTAAGCAAAATATTTTTGGTGAAAAGATTAAACATAAGTGGTCCATGCAAAACCCCAAATGTTGGCATTAAG TTTGAAGGGAAAATAGTAGCTCCATCTATGAATGAATGGGTTGGTGATTCTTTTAGTTGGATTCAGATATTTAATGTAAATGGTCTAACAATTGATGCTGATGGAGGAAGCATTGATGGCAATGGTTCTACTTGGTGGGAGAAATGCAGAAAATGCAGAAGACCAACA TCCTTGCGTTTCCATGGTTGCAATGGTCTTACTGTGAAATCTCTGAGTATGAGTAACAGCCCTGGAGCTCACATATCTGTAAATGGCTTGGATGGTGCACTCTTCTCTCAGATCAATATCAATTCTCCTCCAAATAGCCCTAACACTGATGGCTTTGACATTGCTGGTTCCAAAAATGTAGCAATTGAAGATTCCACTCTTGCAACAG CATTGGAAGCCTTGGTAGAAATCAATCTCATGAGACAGTTGAAGAGGTACATGTATGAAATTGCAGTTTCATTGACACTACAAATGGTGCAAGAATCAAGACATGGCCGGTGA